One window of Novipirellula aureliae genomic DNA carries:
- a CDS encoding sulfatase-like hydrolase/transferase, whose translation MLPCVAFPSASDAESLEEAGYATGHFGKWHLAGKDRSFPSHQGFDETYDSFGNGELQEGAKGNKKGPQEDPKGVFTLTRKACDFIERNHLAETNTVKRDERIDDLLAWFDSADALLPEKANPKDGAEARRKADQKARLKN comes from the coding sequence GTGTTACCGTGTGTCGCGTTTCCATCGGCAAGTGATGCCGAATCGCTGGAAGAGGCAGGATATGCGACGGGGCATTTTGGCAAATGGCATCTGGCCGGCAAGGACCGTTCGTTCCCGAGTCATCAGGGCTTTGACGAGACCTACGATTCGTTTGGCAACGGTGAACTTCAAGAAGGCGCGAAAGGCAATAAGAAAGGGCCGCAGGAAGATCCCAAGGGTGTGTTCACGCTTACTCGCAAAGCATGCGACTTCATTGAACGAAACCATTTGGCTGAAACAAACACCGTCAAGCGAGACGAACGGATCGACGATCTATTGGCCTGGTTTGACTCAGCCGATGCACTGCTGCCTGAAAAGGCGAATCCGAAAGATGGCGCAGAGGCTCGTCGGAAAGCGGACCAGAAAGCACGCCTCAAGAATTAG
- a CDS encoding carboxypeptidase-like regulatory domain-containing protein: protein MSALMIIMLAVAAVAPRNAALTGKVQDENGSPIAGAIVDIYTARPRVGAALTCPSCYRDCAKSTTTDSEGRFSFNELDSGLLFRVLVMAPGRRPQLTRLTDPQTTQLDVKLEPIPTNLPIDRILNGRVLDDQGEPLAGAVVSPSGAKTSEKRWWGSLPGVDEASVTDAEGRFVITSQDAKLGLDLEVTSPGFADFPSQLFDLDGREPIRWDRATISKC, encoded by the coding sequence ATGTCCGCTTTGATGATAATTATGCTAGCTGTCGCTGCCGTTGCCCCTAGAAACGCAGCGCTCACAGGGAAAGTTCAGGATGAGAATGGAAGTCCCATTGCGGGCGCCATCGTCGACATCTACACGGCGCGGCCCCGAGTGGGAGCCGCCCTCACCTGTCCTTCATGCTACCGTGACTGCGCGAAGTCGACGACGACGGACTCCGAGGGACGGTTTTCATTTAACGAACTCGATTCGGGTCTGCTGTTTCGTGTGCTGGTGATGGCTCCAGGACGACGGCCACAATTGACAAGATTGACTGATCCTCAAACGACGCAGCTCGATGTCAAGCTCGAACCAATCCCCACAAACCTCCCGATCGACCGGATACTCAACGGACGCGTACTAGACGACCAGGGCGAACCGCTGGCCGGTGCAGTTGTCTCTCCTTCTGGAGCGAAGACCAGCGAAAAACGCTGGTGGGGAAGTTTGCCGGGAGTCGATGAAGCTTCCGTGACGGATGCAGAGGGTCGTTTCGTTATCACCAGCCAGGATGCTAAGCTTGGGCTTGATTTGGAAGTTACGTCGCCAGGCTTTGCTGACTTTCCTTCGCAACTTTTTGATCTCGATGGTCGCGAACCGATCCGTTGGGATCGTGCAACGATATCGAAATGTTGA
- a CDS encoding sugar phosphate nucleotidyltransferase: protein MQVQKAVITAAAPSQNTLPLQQLVDRGGEVRTALQLIVAETLAAGVEEICVVIRPGDQEAYEQAAGTHLGSILFVEQPEPKGYADAIYRAKGFVGDDPFLHLVGDHLYLSSTEVPCAKQLIQIAAEFECSVSAVQSTRENKLPYFGIVSGPLVPRRSDIYEVERVVEKPTPTFAEQELVTPGLRAGHYLGFFGMHVLTSEVMAAIESLISVPSTEQATLSDAMEILSSRQRYLAYQVHGSRYNLGLTYGLLNAQLAIGLSGKDRDQILTELVELLASRTEGVPTE from the coding sequence ATGCAGGTCCAAAAAGCAGTCATTACCGCGGCGGCCCCCAGTCAAAATACACTGCCGTTACAACAACTCGTCGATCGCGGTGGCGAAGTAAGAACGGCGTTGCAATTGATCGTCGCGGAGACGCTCGCAGCCGGAGTCGAAGAGATTTGTGTGGTCATTCGACCGGGTGACCAAGAAGCTTATGAGCAAGCAGCGGGCACCCACCTGGGCAGCATCCTGTTTGTCGAACAACCCGAGCCCAAAGGTTACGCCGATGCGATTTACCGGGCGAAGGGCTTCGTCGGCGACGATCCGTTCTTGCATCTCGTTGGCGATCACTTGTACCTCAGTTCGACCGAGGTGCCCTGCGCGAAGCAATTGATTCAAATTGCGGCCGAATTTGAGTGTTCGGTATCCGCCGTGCAATCAACCCGCGAGAATAAATTGCCCTACTTTGGGATTGTCAGCGGTCCGCTGGTTCCTCGCCGCAGCGACATTTACGAAGTCGAACGGGTCGTCGAAAAGCCGACCCCCACTTTCGCCGAACAAGAATTAGTAACGCCGGGACTCCGGGCGGGACATTATCTAGGTTTCTTTGGGATGCACGTGTTGACCAGTGAAGTGATGGCGGCGATCGAATCATTGATTTCGGTGCCGTCTACCGAACAGGCGACACTGTCCGATGCGATGGAGATTTTGTCATCACGCCAGCGATACTTGGCCTATCAAGTTCATGGATCGCGGTACAACTTGGGCTTGACTTACGGGCTACTAAATGCCCAGTTGGCGATCGGATTGTCAGGCAAGGATCGCGATCAAATTCTAACGGAACTTGTGGAACTGCTCGCGAGCCGGACCGAAGGAGTACCCACCGAGTGA
- a CDS encoding M56 family metallopeptidase has product MISSQPLVIGWIECATAGTILLIATKTILGRLGQPVDRVNFIVMSLVVSTFVPLLVCFASLPGWHLGLFSTDQELLAATKVASTTDVAIPPQVSVPRTTARRPTEQLEETISPQPLSEVNEIARIAAPPDSLTSNRLDVWLITATILLMSHGLAISYFIFEWIVGAIRLRKLCRNAPSPGSSVLDIWTQISGDLGDSVRLHVTPQITAPMVFGWRQYLLWYQPLFWILRRELRICQDLVADDRAAGVTGDPLDRIEYSELLLSIAKNTSSPNIAGAIGFYDRPSQLSRRIKMLLNSEQSLRERSPRVFLLLSGLFMLIASLLVGTVRLSTARADEGVFNKPAAIQNDDATRSAALTSKPLMKGK; this is encoded by the coding sequence ATGATTTCTTCACAACCATTGGTGATTGGATGGATCGAGTGCGCCACCGCGGGAACAATCCTGCTGATCGCGACCAAAACGATCCTCGGACGGCTGGGGCAACCGGTTGACCGCGTTAATTTTATCGTGATGAGTCTTGTTGTCAGCACCTTCGTGCCGTTGCTGGTCTGTTTTGCGTCGCTGCCAGGCTGGCATCTGGGACTTTTTTCGACTGACCAAGAACTCCTCGCTGCCACTAAAGTAGCGAGCACGACTGACGTGGCCATTCCGCCGCAGGTCTCTGTGCCACGCACCACCGCGAGGCGTCCCACCGAGCAACTTGAGGAGACCATTTCACCGCAACCGTTAAGTGAAGTGAACGAGATTGCGAGAATCGCGGCTCCGCCGGATAGTTTGACTTCAAACCGACTCGATGTCTGGTTGATTACCGCTACGATTTTGTTGATGAGCCACGGTCTCGCAATAAGTTACTTCATCTTTGAATGGATCGTTGGAGCGATTCGTTTGCGAAAGCTATGTCGGAATGCACCGTCGCCGGGCTCATCGGTGTTGGATATTTGGACTCAAATTTCGGGTGATCTAGGTGACTCCGTGCGCCTACATGTGACTCCGCAGATTACGGCCCCGATGGTTTTCGGTTGGAGGCAGTATTTACTTTGGTATCAGCCGCTGTTCTGGATACTCCGCCGCGAACTGCGAATTTGCCAGGACTTGGTTGCCGATGATCGAGCCGCTGGAGTTACCGGCGATCCTCTTGATCGCATTGAGTATTCAGAGCTTCTTTTGTCTATTGCCAAAAACACGAGCAGCCCAAATATCGCGGGTGCCATCGGTTTTTATGATCGCCCCAGCCAACTTTCACGGAGAATCAAGATGTTGCTCAATTCAGAACAATCCCTGCGTGAACGATCGCCACGCGTATTCTTATTGCTGTCCGGGCTCTTTATGCTAATCGCTTCGTTGTTGGTTGGTACTGTTCGACTAAGTACTGCTCGAGCCGATGAAGGAGTGTTCAACAAACCGGCGGCGATCCAAAATGACGATGCGACTCGATCAGCAGCATTGACGAGCAAGCCGCTGATGAAAGGGAAGTGA
- a CDS encoding UTP--glucose-1-phosphate uridylyltransferase codes for MNRLIEIITSDDSLRDQSLESVCKNATLAELLNDAAELDTFRREQSNLYWRVRALFFLSAIYRYHVPDQLPVRPSGQIPFEGYEHLLSRRFKEAIDFFLAAQQSGGPSDGLASALSHAYHQLGFQTLADQVRRSVRTVRGNQWMFRVGHPDDHPLRIRPELTAVDLSSQTTPLLKETTAVRMDFSHSAWSDIFFLGMDFPEGARVLNVSVDLGVRGRDHETKPPIETYLRVIDEPVIRLVSVDLGATTTLHSISDTFDFARDYLGLLKAALIASGIVPPGLEGCRESISDLLGVMLGPGRGLELVSKINDIPKGSRLAVSTNLLGSLISILMRATGQVGALVGALDENDRRMVAARAILGEWIGGSGGGWQDSGGVWPGIKLICGTTAEDGDPEFGISRGRLMPVHQVLDHETISDQTREKIQQSLVLVHGGMAQNVGPILEMVTEHYLLRSEKEWQGRKEAMLILDEVVDALQAGDLKRVGDVTTRNFEGPLQTIIPWATNRFTDLLIEQCRDRYGDKFWGFWMLGGMAGGGMGFIFDPEVKPEAQAWLGEAMVETKKTLSTSLPFAMDPVVYDFSINDRGTFAELMTGESAMLPDRYYALVLPELLRTPLRELSRRTRSELERISERCRDADSGRQTASLLLASVLPSVSSDAHQESSLQMVLSEIGFDRVQHEQIRSDLLSGRIGLAQNRLPVNTMIEDVRPKQVVDLRDGVEQKYIDLGRKAIQNGSVAVVTLAAGVGSRWTEGAGVCKALHPFCRFAGRHRSFLEVHLAKNRAITRKYGGHIPHVFTTSHLTDQPIRQYLDRHDSFGFGDELVVSTGRSVGLRMVPTVRDLRFLWEETSQQILDEQQQKVRESARSALIDWAKSVGEASDYTDNVPSQCIHPVGHWYEVPNLLRSGVLNQLLQANKDLRYLLLHNIDTLGANIDPGFLGRFIDARKTLTFEVITRRLEDRGGGLAVVNGRPRLVEGLAMPNEQIEFDLPFYNSMNTWIDVDGLLQAFGLVRKDLSNQTRVDQAVRKMALRLPTYITLKDVKKRWGNAQEDVFPVAQFEKLWGDMTALPEISNAFFAVPLRRGQQLKAQAQLDPWRRDGSAAYIDSLCCW; via the coding sequence GTGAACCGACTTATCGAGATCATCACGTCAGACGACTCCCTACGCGACCAGTCACTTGAATCGGTATGCAAAAACGCGACCCTGGCGGAATTACTAAACGATGCAGCGGAGCTTGATACCTTTCGGCGTGAACAGAGTAATCTGTATTGGCGAGTTCGCGCACTTTTCTTTTTATCGGCAATCTATCGATATCACGTACCTGACCAATTGCCCGTACGCCCATCGGGGCAAATTCCGTTTGAGGGTTACGAACATCTGCTATCTCGCCGTTTCAAAGAAGCGATCGATTTTTTCTTAGCAGCCCAGCAATCGGGTGGACCAAGTGATGGCTTAGCGAGTGCTTTGTCGCACGCTTATCACCAACTTGGTTTTCAAACCTTGGCGGATCAAGTGCGGCGAAGCGTGCGAACGGTACGCGGAAATCAATGGATGTTTCGCGTGGGTCATCCCGATGACCATCCACTGAGAATCCGGCCCGAATTAACCGCCGTCGATCTGTCGAGTCAGACCACGCCGTTATTGAAAGAAACAACCGCCGTGCGAATGGATTTTTCGCATAGTGCATGGAGCGATATATTCTTCCTGGGAATGGATTTTCCTGAAGGGGCACGGGTTTTGAATGTCTCGGTCGATCTCGGTGTTCGCGGTCGCGACCACGAAACCAAACCGCCGATTGAAACCTATTTGCGTGTGATCGATGAACCGGTGATTCGGCTGGTCAGTGTGGACCTCGGTGCGACGACGACGCTGCACTCGATCTCAGACACGTTTGACTTTGCTCGCGACTACTTGGGCCTACTCAAAGCGGCATTGATTGCCTCGGGTATCGTTCCGCCTGGGCTCGAAGGGTGTCGCGAATCGATTTCCGATCTGCTTGGCGTGATGCTCGGGCCCGGTCGCGGCTTGGAATTGGTTAGCAAGATCAACGACATTCCCAAAGGTTCACGGCTAGCGGTTTCAACCAATTTACTCGGTTCGCTGATTTCAATCTTGATGCGAGCGACCGGACAAGTTGGTGCGCTCGTCGGAGCGCTCGACGAGAACGATCGACGAATGGTCGCAGCACGGGCCATCTTGGGTGAGTGGATTGGTGGTAGCGGTGGTGGGTGGCAAGATTCCGGCGGTGTGTGGCCTGGTATCAAATTGATTTGCGGGACCACGGCTGAAGATGGCGACCCCGAGTTCGGTATTAGCCGCGGGCGACTGATGCCGGTCCACCAAGTTCTCGATCACGAGACGATCAGCGATCAAACACGAGAGAAAATCCAACAAAGTCTCGTCTTGGTTCACGGCGGAATGGCACAAAATGTCGGCCCGATTTTGGAAATGGTCACGGAGCATTACCTCTTAAGAAGCGAAAAGGAATGGCAAGGCCGAAAAGAAGCGATGCTGATTCTTGACGAAGTGGTCGACGCGCTCCAAGCCGGCGACCTCAAGCGAGTCGGTGATGTGACGACGCGCAACTTCGAGGGGCCACTGCAAACGATCATTCCGTGGGCGACCAATCGCTTTACCGATCTCTTGATCGAGCAATGCCGCGACCGCTACGGCGATAAGTTCTGGGGCTTTTGGATGCTCGGCGGCATGGCCGGCGGCGGAATGGGATTCATTTTTGACCCCGAAGTGAAGCCTGAAGCACAGGCGTGGCTCGGCGAAGCAATGGTCGAAACCAAAAAGACGCTGTCAACATCGCTTCCCTTTGCGATGGACCCGGTTGTCTATGATTTTTCGATCAACGACCGAGGAACCTTTGCGGAGCTGATGACGGGCGAATCGGCGATGTTGCCGGATCGGTATTATGCATTGGTTTTGCCAGAACTGCTACGTACACCGCTGCGTGAGTTGTCGCGGAGGACGCGAAGTGAACTTGAACGCATTAGCGAGCGATGCCGCGATGCCGATTCAGGCCGCCAGACAGCTAGTTTGCTGCTCGCTAGCGTGCTGCCATCGGTATCGAGCGATGCCCACCAAGAATCGTCGTTGCAAATGGTTCTATCAGAGATTGGTTTTGATCGTGTCCAACACGAACAAATTCGATCCGATTTGCTGAGTGGACGAATCGGTTTGGCTCAAAATCGTTTGCCAGTCAATACGATGATCGAGGACGTTCGCCCCAAACAAGTGGTTGATTTGCGCGACGGCGTCGAGCAAAAGTATATTGACTTAGGTCGAAAAGCGATTCAAAACGGCTCGGTGGCCGTGGTAACCTTGGCTGCTGGCGTCGGTAGTCGATGGACCGAGGGTGCAGGCGTTTGCAAGGCCCTTCACCCCTTTTGCCGGTTTGCTGGGCGACACCGTAGTTTCCTCGAAGTTCACTTGGCAAAGAATCGAGCGATCACACGAAAATACGGTGGTCACATCCCACACGTGTTTACCACCAGCCATTTGACGGACCAACCGATCAGGCAGTACTTGGACCGACACGACTCATTTGGCTTTGGGGACGAACTTGTGGTGTCGACAGGACGAAGTGTCGGTTTGCGAATGGTTCCCACCGTTCGCGATTTGCGATTTTTATGGGAGGAAACGTCACAGCAGATCCTTGACGAACAACAGCAAAAGGTTCGCGAGAGCGCTCGTTCGGCGCTGATCGATTGGGCCAAGTCCGTTGGCGAGGCGAGTGACTATACGGACAACGTGCCAAGCCAGTGTATCCATCCGGTCGGCCATTGGTATGAAGTTCCCAATTTACTCCGTAGCGGTGTCTTGAACCAATTGCTACAAGCCAACAAGGATCTTCGTTACCTGTTGCTTCATAACATCGATACACTTGGTGCGAACATCGACCCAGGTTTCTTAGGTCGGTTTATCGATGCAAGAAAAACGCTGACCTTTGAAGTCATTACACGACGGTTGGAAGACCGTGGCGGTGGACTTGCGGTGGTCAACGGTCGCCCCCGTTTGGTCGAAGGATTAGCGATGCCGAATGAACAAATCGAGTTCGATCTTCCATTCTATAACTCGATGAATACATGGATCGATGTCGATGGATTGCTTCAAGCGTTCGGGTTGGTGCGAAAGGATTTGTCAAATCAAACACGAGTCGACCAAGCGGTTCGAAAAATGGCTCTCCGGCTACCGACTTACATCACGTTGAAAGACGTAAAAAAACGCTGGGGCAACGCCCAGGAAGATGTTTTCCCGGTGGCTCAGTTTGAAAAGCTTTGGGGTGACATGACCGCACTGCCCGAAATCAGCAACGCGTTCTTTGCGGTCCCGCTAAGACGCGGTCAACAACTGAAGGCTCAAGCCCAACTTGATCCATGGCGGCGAGACGGCAGCGCCGCTTACATCGATTCGCTGTGTTGTTGGTAA
- a CDS encoding carboxypeptidase-like regulatory domain-containing protein, giving the protein MQRYRNVESFVGESVVVTDHTGSFQFNDLQPNQKYVLYTLCEPNQEARSEDLLIQNPPVLKTLSLETTDSGGLTELGELTLVAGLSLTGRVTFPADAQRPSEVKVRLSRDPAWDWCETRVLNRGEFSFTGLPSEVYRVSVNAPGFDIDASQFRYQLTGASQFGMRLRSDRQMPLVIPMRSK; this is encoded by the coding sequence GTGCAACGATATCGAAATGTTGAATCCTTCGTTGGCGAGAGCGTGGTTGTGACGGACCACACAGGCAGTTTCCAGTTCAATGACTTGCAACCGAATCAGAAGTACGTGCTCTACACACTATGCGAACCAAACCAAGAGGCGCGCAGCGAGGATTTGTTAATCCAAAATCCACCTGTACTCAAGACTCTATCGCTGGAAACAACCGACTCCGGCGGATTGACAGAATTGGGTGAATTGACGCTGGTTGCCGGTCTATCGCTGACCGGTCGAGTGACGTTCCCTGCGGACGCACAACGACCTAGTGAAGTAAAAGTGCGGCTGAGCCGCGATCCGGCTTGGGACTGGTGCGAGACGCGTGTTCTGAACCGTGGTGAATTCAGCTTTACCGGCTTGCCGTCGGAGGTTTACCGTGTCAGCGTGAATGCCCCCGGTTTCGATATTGATGCTTCACAATTTCGTTATCAACTGACTGGCGCATCACAGTTTGGCATGCGACTTCGCAGCGACCGTCAAATGCCACTTGTTATCCCGATGCGGTCAAAATAG
- a CDS encoding sulfatase-like hydrolase/transferase has protein sequence MKTHLLFLVLALATMPVTKLVAAKPARPNILYFYVDDMGWGSIGPNGQAVRKAKNLPYVRTPNLDRLAKQGVNFTRGYACHVCSPSRSSQQSGFHQGHTFADDNDPNNARKAMRADDVLIGDALSTAGYVTGYWGKWGYGGSSDRVNPVIQNVQTLPTSHGYQHVLAELHHVRAHTFFQPTLWSAPAGPRAVGGLQLTPNSMAPYQNNTAYPNQPALQNHADYPKTAYCDDAYAFAALDFVRNQGQNYNLTNQPFFGLLAVQIPHAPFGEISELPDWDKVYAADPLFASLSDQTRQWAAMVTRIDAHFGNILAALEDPNNDGDKSDSIADNTLVIFQSDNGGPGGKNNVELDANGGLRGTKGKIQEGGIRIPLVMRWPARITADSSLKAGTDCDRVVDITDLLPTFCELAGTAAPLGIDGVSIAPTLVGSGYQRPRDFIIHEASNGESIIRGKYKLVRSKKSPYTLYDLESDHTEANDIATDHPQLVSELESLLLGERVAEPKGFANTYHRWTGVDGADTSDPDHWSDYKYTNAGITYMNDDGAPRLSWVASIENTSLESRTAQADTDLEFLGLEIRGNASRDANQTLDLGPSVNLIGRNEIRLAGGASLTVDNGTVSSLRWIDIQPGATLSGHGTINAIVYNNGSVAVDGGEDFALRLNSDYYQFPSAELSLTITGKMPAFKVADEAKLAGVLAVVNARGFKPKTGASYTVLIANQVTGEFSNPDSEVVASDGSRFTIGYSKSSVTLTAK, from the coding sequence ATGAAAACACACTTGCTCTTTCTCGTCCTGGCTCTCGCGACGATGCCGGTCACAAAACTTGTCGCCGCTAAACCCGCGCGTCCGAATATCCTCTATTTCTACGTTGATGATATGGGTTGGGGCTCAATCGGCCCAAATGGTCAAGCGGTGCGCAAGGCCAAAAACTTACCTTATGTGCGAACGCCTAACCTGGATCGACTCGCGAAGCAGGGTGTCAATTTCACTCGCGGCTACGCCTGTCACGTCTGCTCGCCCTCCCGCTCGTCGCAACAATCGGGCTTTCACCAGGGGCATACATTCGCGGATGACAATGATCCCAATAACGCCAGGAAAGCCATGCGTGCTGACGACGTCCTGATTGGCGACGCACTCTCGACTGCCGGTTACGTTACGGGCTATTGGGGCAAGTGGGGCTACGGTGGTTCCAGCGACCGTGTCAATCCAGTGATTCAAAATGTCCAGACTCTTCCAACCTCGCACGGTTACCAGCACGTCCTCGCCGAACTCCACCATGTCCGCGCTCATACGTTCTTTCAGCCGACACTTTGGAGTGCTCCAGCAGGGCCCCGAGCTGTAGGCGGATTGCAGCTCACGCCGAACTCGATGGCTCCCTATCAAAACAACACGGCTTATCCCAACCAGCCGGCTTTGCAAAACCACGCCGACTATCCCAAAACAGCGTACTGCGATGATGCCTACGCCTTTGCTGCTCTCGATTTTGTTCGCAACCAGGGGCAAAACTACAATCTGACCAATCAGCCTTTCTTTGGCTTACTCGCGGTACAGATACCTCATGCGCCTTTCGGAGAAATCTCGGAACTCCCGGACTGGGACAAAGTGTACGCGGCAGACCCGCTCTTCGCATCACTCTCCGATCAAACGCGTCAGTGGGCTGCGATGGTGACACGCATCGACGCTCACTTTGGCAATATTCTTGCCGCGCTCGAAGACCCAAACAACGACGGCGACAAGTCTGACTCCATCGCCGACAACACACTTGTCATCTTTCAGTCCGACAACGGTGGTCCCGGCGGAAAGAATAATGTCGAACTCGACGCAAACGGCGGACTGCGTGGCACCAAAGGCAAGATTCAAGAAGGCGGAATTCGCATCCCGCTTGTAATGCGATGGCCAGCTAGAATCACGGCGGATTCATCGCTGAAGGCAGGCACCGACTGCGACAGGGTCGTTGACATAACAGACTTGTTGCCCACTTTCTGCGAACTTGCCGGCACTGCCGCCCCGCTCGGAATCGACGGCGTGTCGATCGCTCCCACGCTTGTTGGTAGTGGCTACCAGCGGCCTCGCGACTTCATTATTCACGAGGCGAGTAATGGCGAATCGATCATCCGCGGAAAGTACAAGCTCGTTCGCTCGAAGAAATCCCCATACACACTCTACGACCTCGAATCAGATCATACAGAAGCGAACGATATCGCCACCGACCATCCGCAACTCGTCAGCGAGCTCGAATCGTTGCTGCTTGGAGAACGAGTTGCCGAGCCAAAAGGCTTTGCCAACACCTACCATCGCTGGACCGGAGTGGATGGTGCCGATACGTCTGACCCTGATCATTGGTCCGATTACAAGTACACCAATGCTGGGATCACGTACATGAACGACGACGGTGCTCCGCGACTGTCATGGGTCGCATCCATCGAAAACACGAGTCTCGAATCAAGAACCGCTCAGGCTGACACCGACCTGGAATTCCTTGGTCTTGAAATTCGAGGCAACGCCAGCCGAGATGCCAATCAGACGCTCGATCTGGGCCCAAGTGTGAACCTCATCGGTCGAAATGAAATCCGCTTGGCTGGTGGCGCGAGCCTAACGGTAGACAACGGAACCGTTTCGTCGCTCCGCTGGATCGACATTCAGCCCGGCGCCACACTTAGTGGCCATGGTACGATCAACGCCATCGTCTACAACAACGGATCCGTCGCTGTTGACGGCGGCGAGGATTTCGCTCTCCGCTTGAACAGCGACTACTATCAGTTCCCCAGCGCCGAGCTAAGCCTCACGATCACTGGCAAGATGCCCGCATTCAAAGTCGCCGACGAAGCGAAACTCGCCGGAGTACTTGCAGTCGTCAATGCCAGAGGGTTCAAGCCGAAGACCGGAGCGTCTTATACGGTGCTCATCGCCAATCAAGTAACGGGCGAATTCTCAAATCCAGATAGCGAAGTTGTGGCCAGCGATGGTTCTCGCTTCACCATCGGCTATTCGAAATCCAGTGTGACACTCACAGCGAAGTAG
- a CDS encoding RNA polymerase sigma factor, which translates to MRRCLPRVRRIVFSMVLHHQEADDLTQEIMLKAIRSLGGFKGQASLATWTTRIALNTTYTFLQRRQRRSVEPLLSDPADRSTIRSPVNVIIGKELDYEIQKSLNQLTPKLRAAMVLTAIDGLTPNEAAEIEQCSASAMHSRIHEARKHLRNDLKEYLPSGDKK; encoded by the coding sequence GTGCGCCGATGTTTGCCTCGAGTGCGAAGAATCGTCTTTTCGATGGTTTTGCACCACCAGGAAGCCGACGATTTGACGCAAGAGATCATGCTCAAGGCGATTCGTAGCCTTGGCGGATTCAAGGGCCAAGCAAGCCTTGCGACTTGGACGACTCGAATTGCACTGAACACGACTTACACGTTTTTGCAGAGACGCCAGCGACGATCGGTTGAACCGCTGCTGAGCGACCCGGCGGACCGATCGACAATTCGTTCGCCTGTCAATGTGATCATCGGGAAAGAACTCGATTACGAGATTCAAAAGTCGCTTAACCAACTGACACCCAAACTAAGAGCCGCGATGGTGTTGACGGCCATCGACGGTTTAACGCCCAATGAAGCGGCCGAAATCGAGCAGTGTTCCGCCTCAGCCATGCACAGCCGAATTCATGAAGCGAGAAAGCATTTGCGAAACGATCTTAAAGAGTATCTGCCCAGCGGTGACAAAAAATGA
- a CDS encoding BlaI/MecI/CopY family transcriptional regulator produces MKSADVNPSERELDVLKVLWELGESKVRDVHEALNAQQKTAFTTVQTLLRIMAEKGLVKHRAVGRVLYYSPKHTIEQVSSRFLNRVFDGSLDKLVLNMLQAEDVSTDEMRELERLIAKARSAKKKAKD; encoded by the coding sequence ATGAAATCGGCAGATGTGAATCCTAGTGAGCGAGAACTCGACGTCCTGAAGGTGCTTTGGGAACTTGGCGAATCGAAAGTGCGAGATGTCCATGAGGCATTGAATGCTCAACAAAAAACGGCGTTTACCACCGTGCAAACCCTGCTGCGGATCATGGCCGAAAAGGGATTGGTGAAGCACCGAGCGGTGGGGCGAGTGCTGTACTATTCTCCCAAACACACGATCGAGCAAGTTAGCTCGCGGTTTTTGAATCGCGTCTTCGATGGCTCGCTCGATAAACTCGTTCTCAATATGCTGCAAGCCGAGGACGTTTCCACCGACGAGATGCGTGAACTCGAAAGATTGATCGCGAAAGCCCGATCTGCAAAGAAGAAGGCAAAGGATTAG